In Marmota flaviventris isolate mMarFla1 chromosome 17, mMarFla1.hap1, whole genome shotgun sequence, a single genomic region encodes these proteins:
- the Gabarap gene encoding gamma-aminobutyric acid receptor-associated protein produces MKFVYKEEHPFEKRRSEGEKIRKKYPDRVPVIVEKAPKARIGDLDKKKYLVPSDLTVGQFYFLIRKRIHLRAEDALFFFVNNVIPPTSATMGQLYQEHHEEDFFLYIAYSDESVYGL; encoded by the exons ATGAAGTTCGTATACAAAGAGGAGCATCCGTTCGAGAAGCGCCGCTCTGAGGGCGAGAAGATCCGAAAGAAATACCCAGACCGGGTCCCG GTGATAGTAGAAAAGGCTCCTAAAGCTCGGATAGGAGATCTGGACAAAAAGAAATACTTGGTGCCTTCTGATCTCACAG TTGGTCAGTTCTACTTCTTGATCCGGAAGCGAATACATCTCCGAGCTGAGGAtgccttgtttttctttgtcaACAATGTCATTCCACCCACTAGTGCCACTATGGGTCAGCTATACCAG GAACACCACGAAGAAGACTTCTTTCTATACATTGCCTACAGTGATGAAAGTGTCTACGGTCTGTGA